In Amycolatopsis jiangsuensis, the following proteins share a genomic window:
- a CDS encoding SDR family oxidoreductase has translation MTGVLVTGGTGNIGRELVRLMRAQGVAVRVASRNPSSDDPDAIRFDWADPATHPAALDGQDRLFVVPPARSVDPIPSVGPFLAEARRLGVRKVVLLGSAVPLAPSAPELAAQVLDRPGGIVLRPSGFMQNFLSPHPVGERIRRHGEIRTVPATAGRGGSTRATSRRPPPRPCCVISATSVTTC, from the coding sequence ATGACCGGCGTACTCGTGACCGGTGGCACCGGGAACATCGGCCGCGAACTGGTGCGGCTGATGCGCGCCCAGGGCGTGGCGGTTCGAGTGGCCAGCCGTAACCCCAGCTCCGACGATCCGGACGCAATCCGGTTCGACTGGGCCGATCCGGCCACCCATCCGGCGGCTCTCGACGGACAGGACCGGCTCTTCGTCGTGCCTCCGGCGCGGAGCGTGGACCCGATCCCGTCGGTCGGGCCGTTCCTGGCCGAGGCGCGGCGCCTCGGTGTGCGCAAGGTGGTGCTTCTCGGCTCCGCCGTTCCCCTCGCCCCGAGCGCGCCGGAACTGGCCGCCCAGGTGCTGGACCGGCCCGGCGGGATCGTGTTGCGCCCGTCCGGGTTCATGCAGAACTTCCTGAGCCCGCATCCGGTGGGCGAGCGGATCCGGCGGCACGGTGAGATCCGCACCGTGCCGGCGACGGCCGGGCGGGGTGGATCGACACGCGCGACGTCGCGGCGACCGCCGCCGCGGCCCTGCTGCGTGATTTCGGCGACCAGCGTGACTACGTGCTGA
- a CDS encoding ArsR/SmtB family transcription factor, whose product MPRALPEPSVDSFDLTVVLSALAEPGRRALMTELYRGSEPIDCAVVVEKADLGLSNPTISHHYRVLREAGLISTVAEGRRRIVTVRRDDMERRFPGLLNAVLGTRQNQPA is encoded by the coding sequence ATGCCGCGCGCGCTGCCCGAACCCTCAGTCGACTCGTTCGATCTCACGGTCGTCCTCAGCGCGCTCGCCGAACCGGGCAGGCGGGCGTTGATGACCGAGCTGTACCGCGGTTCGGAGCCGATCGACTGCGCTGTCGTGGTCGAGAAGGCCGACCTCGGCCTGAGCAACCCGACGATCTCCCACCACTACCGCGTGCTGCGGGAAGCGGGCCTGATCAGCACCGTCGCGGAGGGACGCAGGCGGATCGTCACCGTGCGCCGCGACGACATGGAGCGGCGCTTCCCCGGCCTGCTGAACGCGGTACTCGGGACCCGGCAGAACCAGCCTGCGTAA
- a CDS encoding DEAD/DEAH box helicase encodes MTLTDLLPADPDPDALFEAFSTWTAERGIELYPAQEEALIEVVSGANVILSTPTGSGKSLVAVGAHFAALAHGHRSYYTAPIKALVSEKFFQLIEIFGADQVGMLTGDSSVNAEAPIVCCTAEILANIALRDGAAAPVGQVVADEFHFYSEPDRGWAWQVPLIELPKAQFVLMSATLGDVSFFEEDLTRRTGRATAVVTSAQRPVPLTYRYALTPLHETMSELLNGGQAPVYVVHFSQAAAIERAQTLMSINVTTRAEKDAIAELLGDFRFSAGFGKTLSRLVRHGIGVHHAGMLPKYRRLVETLAQSGLLKVICGTDTLGVGINVPIRTVVFSALTKYDGVRQRHLKAREFHQIAGRAGRAGYDTDGYVVVQAPDHVVENAKALEKAGDDPKKKKKIVRKKAPEGFVNWTESTFDRLIAAEPEPLHSSFRVSHSMLLNVISRPGNAFDAMRHLLEDNHADRPAQRKLILRAIEIYRSLLAAGVVERLSEPDAEGRIVRLTVDLQFDFALNQPLSPFALAAIDLLDPESPGYALDVVSIVESTVDDPRPVLSQQQFKARGEAVQAMKADGIEYEERMELLENVTYPKPLEELLSGAYQSYRQGHPWVADYELSPKSVVRDMYERAMNFVEFVGFYQLARSEGLVLRYLANTYDALRHTVPDEAKTEPLQDLIEWLGELVRQVDSSLLDEWEALRHPGAEGPVSHRPPPEPPAVTRNERAFRVLVRNELFRRVELASRGAYEALGELDAASGWDADAWEDAIEDYFDEHETLGIGPDARGPALLLIEREPRLWRVRQIFDDPAGDHDWGISAEIDLAASDEAGSAVVRVVDVNQL; translated from the coding sequence ATGACACTCACAGACCTCCTGCCTGCGGATCCGGACCCGGACGCCCTCTTCGAAGCCTTCTCCACCTGGACGGCCGAACGGGGGATCGAGCTGTACCCGGCCCAGGAGGAGGCGCTGATCGAAGTCGTCTCCGGCGCCAACGTGATCCTCTCCACCCCGACCGGGTCCGGGAAGAGCCTGGTCGCGGTCGGCGCCCACTTCGCCGCACTCGCACACGGGCACCGCAGTTACTACACCGCGCCGATCAAGGCACTGGTCTCGGAGAAGTTCTTCCAGCTCATCGAGATCTTCGGGGCCGATCAGGTGGGCATGCTGACCGGAGACTCGAGTGTCAACGCCGAGGCCCCGATCGTCTGCTGCACCGCGGAAATCCTGGCGAACATCGCGTTGCGCGACGGTGCCGCGGCCCCGGTGGGGCAGGTCGTGGCGGACGAGTTCCACTTCTACTCCGAACCGGACCGCGGCTGGGCGTGGCAGGTACCGCTGATCGAACTGCCGAAGGCGCAGTTCGTGCTGATGTCGGCGACCCTCGGCGACGTCTCGTTCTTCGAGGAGGACCTGACCCGCCGCACCGGGCGGGCCACCGCGGTGGTCACCTCCGCGCAGCGGCCGGTCCCGCTGACCTACCGCTACGCGCTCACCCCGCTGCACGAGACGATGTCCGAGCTGCTGAACGGCGGTCAGGCGCCGGTGTACGTCGTGCACTTCTCGCAGGCCGCGGCCATCGAGCGGGCGCAGACGCTGATGAGCATCAACGTGACCACTCGCGCGGAGAAGGATGCCATCGCCGAACTGCTCGGCGACTTCCGGTTTTCCGCCGGCTTCGGCAAGACGCTGTCGCGGCTCGTGCGGCACGGCATCGGCGTGCACCACGCGGGCATGCTCCCGAAGTACCGGCGGCTGGTGGAAACGCTGGCGCAGTCGGGGCTGCTCAAGGTGATCTGCGGGACGGACACGCTCGGCGTGGGAATCAACGTGCCGATCCGGACGGTGGTGTTCTCCGCGCTGACGAAGTACGACGGGGTGCGCCAGCGGCATCTGAAGGCGCGTGAGTTCCACCAGATCGCCGGGCGGGCAGGCCGGGCCGGTTACGACACCGACGGTTACGTGGTGGTGCAGGCGCCGGATCACGTGGTGGAGAACGCCAAGGCGCTGGAGAAGGCGGGCGACGACCCGAAGAAGAAAAAGAAGATCGTCCGGAAGAAGGCGCCCGAGGGCTTCGTCAACTGGACCGAGAGCACCTTCGACCGGCTGATCGCCGCCGAGCCAGAGCCGCTGCACTCCAGCTTCCGGGTCAGCCACTCGATGCTGCTGAACGTGATCTCCCGGCCGGGTAACGCTTTCGACGCGATGCGGCATCTGCTGGAGGACAACCACGCGGACCGGCCTGCGCAGCGGAAGCTGATCCTGCGTGCGATCGAGATCTACCGTTCGCTGCTGGCCGCAGGGGTCGTGGAACGACTGTCCGAACCGGACGCCGAAGGACGGATCGTACGGCTGACCGTGGACCTGCAGTTCGACTTCGCGTTGAACCAGCCGCTCTCCCCGTTCGCGCTGGCCGCGATCGACCTGCTCGACCCGGAGTCACCCGGCTACGCACTCGACGTCGTGTCCATTGTGGAATCCACTGTGGATGACCCGCGGCCGGTGCTGTCGCAGCAGCAGTTCAAGGCCCGCGGTGAGGCCGTGCAGGCGATGAAGGCCGACGGGATCGAGTACGAGGAGCGGATGGAGCTGCTCGAGAACGTCACGTACCCGAAGCCGTTGGAGGAGCTGCTTTCCGGCGCGTACCAGTCGTACCGGCAGGGGCATCCGTGGGTGGCCGACTACGAGCTGTCGCCGAAGTCGGTGGTGCGCGACATGTACGAGCGCGCGATGAACTTCGTCGAGTTCGTGGGTTTCTACCAGCTCGCCCGGTCCGAGGGCCTGGTGCTGCGCTACCTCGCCAACACCTACGACGCACTGCGGCACACTGTTCCGGACGAGGCCAAGACTGAGCCGTTGCAGGATCTGATCGAATGGCTCGGCGAACTGGTCCGGCAGGTCGACTCCAGCCTGCTCGACGAGTGGGAAGCGTTGCGGCATCCCGGTGCCGAAGGTCCGGTGTCGCACCGTCCGCCGCCCGAACCGCCCGCGGTGACCCGCAACGAGCGGGCGTTCCGGGTACTGGTGCGCAACGAGTTGTTCCGCCGGGTGGAGCTGGCTTCGCGCGGTGCCTACGAAGCGCTCGGTGAACTGGACGCCGCGTCCGGCTGGGACGCCGACGCGTGGGAAGACGCCATCGAGGACTACTTCGACGAGCACGAAACCCTGGGCATCGGCCCGGACGCCCGCGGCCCGGCGCTGCTGCTGATCGAACGCGAGCCGCGGCTCTGGCGAGTACGCCAGATCTTCGACGACCCCGCCGGTGACCACGACTGGGGCATCAGCGCCGAGATCGACCTGGCCGCCTCGGACGAGGCGGGGTCCGCGGTGGTGCGTGTCGTGGACGTCAACCAGCTCTGA
- a CDS encoding primosomal protein codes for MAQDIIPIELGLPQGDVVTLWAPRWREDGEEWEAFLGDEDDLYAFPDAAHLAAFVRTSEQHDLLDHPAWDAVPELNVPELIPDDDHSYDLVGVPELVAEEPDSWTIGELAEIVGIVRSLADVCELEEVHEVLDAYEGFSLLEQGRLPFTGREGEALWNDLSKAVSEKWDVVLDAIDGLVTVPEVDSAVLDQTAEELAAFHEESAESEADAEDGGPEDLEAVDSEDAEDSEDEGDDEPVGFWGEVGIDPIKIVTAGAEYYTLRCYLDDKPVFLGNEGEIDVFGSAKALLSAITDGKELADTDLTDVSTWDEVREKATAGELEIEVDADNTYVLNGLDEDIAEGPESIDPTQLELAVELLTDAGDWAGDDSVETALAAGESLGWLVSFVLRPDPSRLEPSAPFDTEQSAWRKLVEAFENRLTVL; via the coding sequence ATGGCACAGGACATCATCCCGATCGAACTCGGGCTGCCGCAGGGCGACGTGGTCACCCTCTGGGCCCCGCGGTGGCGGGAGGACGGCGAGGAGTGGGAAGCGTTCCTCGGCGACGAGGACGACCTGTACGCCTTCCCGGACGCCGCCCACCTGGCGGCTTTCGTGCGCACCTCCGAGCAGCACGACCTGCTCGACCACCCGGCGTGGGACGCGGTGCCCGAGCTGAACGTGCCGGAGCTGATCCCGGACGACGACCACTCCTACGACCTGGTCGGCGTGCCGGAGCTGGTCGCCGAGGAGCCGGACTCGTGGACCATCGGCGAGCTCGCCGAGATCGTCGGCATCGTGCGCTCGCTCGCGGACGTGTGCGAGCTGGAGGAAGTGCACGAGGTGCTGGACGCCTACGAGGGCTTCTCGCTGCTGGAGCAGGGCAGGCTGCCGTTCACCGGGCGTGAGGGCGAAGCACTGTGGAACGACCTGTCGAAGGCCGTCTCGGAGAAGTGGGACGTGGTGCTCGACGCGATCGACGGGCTCGTCACCGTGCCCGAGGTCGACTCCGCGGTGCTCGACCAGACCGCCGAAGAGCTGGCTGCCTTCCACGAGGAGTCCGCCGAGTCCGAGGCCGACGCCGAGGACGGCGGCCCGGAGGACCTCGAAGCGGTGGACTCCGAGGACGCCGAGGACTCCGAGGACGAGGGCGACGACGAGCCGGTGGGATTCTGGGGCGAGGTCGGCATCGACCCGATCAAGATCGTCACCGCCGGCGCGGAGTACTACACGCTGCGCTGCTACCTCGACGACAAGCCGGTCTTCCTCGGCAACGAGGGCGAGATCGACGTGTTCGGCTCGGCGAAGGCGCTGCTGTCCGCGATCACCGACGGCAAGGAGCTGGCCGACACCGACCTCACCGACGTGTCCACCTGGGACGAGGTGCGGGAGAAGGCCACCGCGGGCGAGCTGGAGATCGAGGTCGACGCGGACAACACCTACGTGCTGAACGGTCTCGACGAGGACATCGCCGAGGGCCCCGAGTCGATCGATCCGACCCAGCTGGAGCTCGCCGTCGAACTGCTCACCGACGCGGGCGACTGGGCAGGCGACGACAGCGTGGAAACCGCGCTGGCGGCAGGCGAAAGCCTCGGCTGGCTGGTGTCGTTCGTGCTTCGCCCGGACCCGAGCCGGCTCGAGCCGAGCGCGCCGTTCGACACCGAGCAGAGTGCGTGGCGCAAACTGGTGGAGGCTTTCGAGAACCGGCTCACGGTGCTCTGA
- a CDS encoding SDR family NAD(P)-dependent oxidoreductase yields the protein MTKPTAVILGVGPGLGLSMAHRFGQAGHDVALVSRSDTRHAGYLAGLSEAGITAEAFTGDVYTDLGSTLDAVTERFGRIDVVYYGPAALGPDSLPKPILETGPADVRQAMNVLYPAVEVVEATLPGMLERGTGGFLFAGGLSVVRPMPAMGSLAVAGAALHHYAKTLHEGLAGTGVYAGSLVIGGLVERGDIYQMMTAQQGKNGDAGNHTLNPDEIADVAWKLYSDRESAEAVFDVLG from the coding sequence ATGACCAAGCCGACCGCCGTCATCCTCGGGGTCGGGCCCGGCCTCGGGCTTTCGATGGCGCACCGCTTCGGACAGGCGGGCCACGACGTCGCCCTCGTCTCGCGGTCGGACACCCGGCACGCCGGGTACCTGGCCGGCCTGTCCGAAGCCGGGATCACCGCGGAGGCGTTCACCGGCGACGTGTACACCGACCTCGGCTCCACTCTGGACGCCGTGACCGAGCGCTTCGGCCGGATCGACGTCGTCTACTACGGGCCGGCCGCGCTCGGGCCGGACAGCCTGCCGAAGCCCATCCTGGAAACCGGGCCCGCGGACGTCCGGCAGGCGATGAACGTGCTGTACCCGGCGGTCGAGGTGGTCGAGGCGACACTGCCGGGCATGCTCGAGCGCGGGACGGGCGGGTTCCTCTTCGCCGGCGGGCTCAGCGTGGTCCGGCCGATGCCCGCGATGGGATCGCTCGCGGTTGCCGGGGCGGCGCTGCACCACTACGCGAAAACACTGCACGAGGGACTGGCCGGCACCGGGGTGTACGCGGGCAGCCTGGTCATCGGCGGCCTCGTCGAACGCGGTGACATCTACCAGATGATGACCGCGCAACAGGGAAAAAACGGCGACGCCGGCAACCACACCCTCAACCCGGATGAGATCGCCGACGTCGCCTGGAAGCTGTATTCGGATCGCGAGAGCGCCGAAGCCGTGTTCGACGTACTCGGCTGA
- a CDS encoding TetR/AcrR family transcriptional regulator, with protein MAAGSKPLRADAARNRTKLLSAATRAFAERGLDTPLEQIARDAGVSIGTLYAHFATRDALFDAVLPAQIAVLDDLIGQALAEPDPWQGFTAFVESLFTLQANDSGLNDALAGRFPLSPVVLEACHAGLERATRVLDRAKAAGRLRPDFEVGDLTPLMVSMSQLFRSGAAPEAWRRHLGFFLDGLRT; from the coding sequence ATGGCCGCCGGATCCAAGCCGTTGCGTGCGGACGCCGCCCGCAACCGCACCAAGCTGCTGAGTGCCGCCACGCGGGCGTTCGCCGAACGCGGTCTCGACACGCCGCTGGAACAGATCGCGCGCGACGCCGGCGTCAGCATCGGCACTCTCTACGCGCACTTCGCCACCCGCGACGCGCTGTTCGACGCGGTCCTGCCCGCGCAGATCGCCGTACTGGACGACCTCATCGGGCAGGCGCTGGCCGAGCCGGACCCGTGGCAGGGGTTCACCGCGTTCGTCGAAAGCCTGTTCACCTTGCAGGCCAACGACTCCGGACTCAACGACGCCCTCGCCGGGCGGTTCCCCCTCAGCCCCGTCGTGCTGGAGGCCTGCCATGCCGGACTCGAGCGCGCCACCCGGGTGCTGGACCGCGCGAAGGCGGCAGGCCGGTTGCGCCCGGACTTCGAGGTGGGCGATCTGACCCCGCTCATGGTGAGCATGTCCCAGCTGTTCCGGTCCGGCGCCGCCCCGGAGGCCTGGCGCCGGCACCTCGGGTTCTTCCTTGACGGCCTGCGCACCTAG